In the Augochlora pura isolate Apur16 chromosome 7, APUR_v2.2.1, whole genome shotgun sequence genome, actcgTGATTCCGTACCTGTAAAGTTATTTGTTCCAGTATTCAacttaaaaaaaacattttattattacgacGGTACCTTTTCGTCGGTCTGTATATTGCATTTGTTCAACAAGAGCATTAAAACTTCTGGGAACATTAGTAAAGCATCCTGTAAAAGTACGCTGGCGAATGTTTCGTCACCCAAATGAAAATATGCTAATGCTAAGCTGTACGCTATATTCGGTAATTGCGTTAGATGCGTTGTACCATCCCAAAGGTCACAAAATTCTATAAACCATTCATATTCTTTTGCTCTTAAAGCATAATAGTCAATAGTAAGAACCACAGCTAGCGGATCACGTTCTGGATCAAGagataaaagtaatttacaaaattccaaGCTTgttctgaaatataaaattttgtatagaaATGTAAATGCAAGAATGAAATCAACATAAGTATGTTGTCTTTTTACCGATAACAAGCTCGTCCGCCAACAAAATTCATATGCTTGAACAGAGTGATGAATAAAGCGCGATTCTGTTGTTTTCTATAATCTAGCCTACTGAGACCAGTTGTAAGATTAAACAGTGGATGGAAAGCGCATTCCAAGCAGTATAATGCTCGTTCTGTGAATTCTGCGGCCATTGCCAAATCTTCATTGAGTTCACAAATCTCTGCTAATTGTAACAGTGCATCAACATGATAAGAATGTGCATTTATTATGTTCTGAAACACagtaaatttgttttaagactagaattttcttttaaaaaattgaaaagaaagtaGTATGACttacaacaatattttcagGATTTAAGCTTTCAACAGCTtccaagaattttaattgaacctGTCTATAGGATGGACCATGttcatatacaaaatattgaacattacCAGTAGCTGTCATAGTATGGTCCAGTGACATAGAAAGACCAGATTTATTGATTGGTGGCCAATTGTCTCTGGCCGATACTAACCATGTTTTCTTCAAATGACCCAAACGAGGCCTGTTTCTTCTGTtactatgaatattataattcaattacatttatgtattctatgagtgtataattatatgtgAAGTACATATTGCCATACATACTTCTGCTCGGCTTGTACTGTTTTACTACCAAATATTCTTTTAAGTTCATTGTATggatttaaatgtttatgttGCACTAGCAAAATATCTTCTTTAGATCGTTGCTCTACCCACTGTTTATTATTCGTGTCTTGAGTACTACAACCTGGATGCGGTTCTCCAAGTAGTTCATTCACTTCCCTTATGCATCTTTCAATTTCATCTGTGGATTCTTGAGGAGTAGAAACTTCTATATCTGCCTTTCTTTGctttgttttcctttttttacgTTTAATCTCAACTTTAGTATCTTCTTCAACAATTTgttcttcgttttctttttctgcaGTTTCAGAATCTTGATTTAACTAAAAAAGAAAGCATGATATATCTATTGATACCTTAGGATTGACGAAATAGAATACATCAAAACAATTGGATAACCAAGAAGGTCAATAAGTGCGCAAGGAAAAGGGcattaaaactttttaaaaaatgaaaaacttactacgtcaaataaattgaatgtctTAGATTTTACGTCACGTATCATTAAATTCTCTGCATCGCTCTCGCTTTCACTATCTTTCTCTGGTAATGCATCACCTCCATACACTTTTTTCATATATCGTGTAGACATATTTAATGGAATTAGATGTCAATATGGtcgaaattttgtaataaatatttaatttaaaagtaataaactTTAATCGCTAGTTTTCTTctgaattctttaaattccCTTTGAAATCTAAACTATTTGCCACTTGTCAATTTTCTTACACAAGCATGTATCTCTACGATAACGAACACAGTTACTGTAATAACATAGTTTAAACCATTGCTATTTGCTATTCTTTATGTACTTATTGTACgtacgtatacatatgtacagtAATGTTGCTTATTTTATCCTCTAAGGTGGCGCGCACATCCTCATCAATTTCCGCAGTTGTATAGATCCTGTCTCAACACTTAATTGTCAGCTAATCAGAGCCAACAAAATTTCTGTATCAAATCTCCCTAACGGTTCAAGCTGCAACTTGCAGGCGTGCAAGAGAAAGACCTtgttacgttatcacgtttcatgagcgacgcgaacatagTCACTAGTTTATATTACGACCGCGCTATTAGACTATACGCTTTCAATTTATGGCGACAAGAGGGAAGTTCGaatgtaaatacaaatttatatcgtatatttatatagagatacAGTATCGgccgagaggaataactgagaatatgtaaagagataatgagagagttcccacgaaattcttcgttaagcatttttttaatctagcgagactaatcgaggaatGTAGAGAAAGTCACGTAGCCTCTCGTAAGACCCTCTCCGATTTCACGTGAACTAGACAAGTC is a window encoding:
- the Nulp1 gene encoding nuclear localized protein 1 isoform X1 yields the protein MSTRYMKKVYGGDALPEKDSESESDAENLMIRDVKSKTFNLFDVLNQDSETAEKENEEQIVEEDTKVEIKRKKRKTKQRKADIEVSTPQESTDEIERCIREVNELLGEPHPGCSTQDTNNKQWVEQRSKEDILLVQHKHLNPYNELKRIFGSKTVQAEQNNRRNRPRLGHLKKTWLVSARDNWPPINKSGLSMSLDHTMTATGNVQYFVYEHGPSYRQVQLKFLEAVESLNPENIVNIINAHSYHVDALLQLAEICELNEDLAMAAEFTERALYCLECAFHPLFNLTTGLSRLDYRKQQNRALFITLFKHMNFVGGRACYRTSLEFCKLLLSLDPERDPLAVVLTIDYYALRAKEYEWFIEFCDLWDGTTHLTQLPNIAYSLALAYFHLGDETFASVLLQDALLMFPEVLMLLLNKCNIQTDEKVRNHEFFKNKASTIPALEKLEQHYVARSFRLWTDADLLPWLRENVHAVINRVDSKDVYIKYCERKRSEQYHGLLPKNVLRHIILSDIKDVTVNVPEVQNNGSVLSHDPLPPTDSIDIYKRPAPNTRSTSLSYNALSVFISSLVSNFNDEVVVVALDGLNLLYDNNEQT
- the Nulp1 gene encoding nuclear localized protein 1 isoform X2, translating into MSTRYMKKVYGGDALPEKDSESESDAENLMIRDVKSKTFNLFDVLNQDSETAEKENEEQIVEEDTKVEIKRKKRKTKQRKADIEVSTPQESTDEIERCIREVNELLGEPHPGCSTQDTNNKQWVEQRSKEDILLVQHKHLNPYNELKRIFGSKTVQAEQKRNRPRLGHLKKTWLVSARDNWPPINKSGLSMSLDHTMTATGNVQYFVYEHGPSYRQVQLKFLEAVESLNPENIVNIINAHSYHVDALLQLAEICELNEDLAMAAEFTERALYCLECAFHPLFNLTTGLSRLDYRKQQNRALFITLFKHMNFVGGRACYRTSLEFCKLLLSLDPERDPLAVVLTIDYYALRAKEYEWFIEFCDLWDGTTHLTQLPNIAYSLALAYFHLGDETFASVLLQDALLMFPEVLMLLLNKCNIQTDEKVRNHEFFKNKASTIPALEKLEQHYVARSFRLWTDADLLPWLRENVHAVINRVDSKDVYIKYCERKRSEQYHGLLPKNVLRHIILSDIKDVTVNVPEVQNNGSVLSHDPLPPTDSIDIYKRPAPNTRSTSLSYNALSVFISSLVSNFNDEVVVVALDGLNLLYDNNEQT